Proteins encoded together in one Coffea arabica cultivar ET-39 chromosome 2c, Coffea Arabica ET-39 HiFi, whole genome shotgun sequence window:
- the LOC113727532 gene encoding putative late blight resistance protein homolog R1B-17 — translation MASTRVDSVLHNLELLQNNLEKRDSFETGFSNLREGFEALKLNLLFLKPVLLCARNWSNDQLKVRLRAFLYKIEAAVNRPGMDIKSLYLRSKSSFNLKSVVSALKPVVSNLLRNIESFKQDIIDIYDTLSSCSSSESGSCLRDYELVDFIDSVLQNLIDLLSRRYFESMEDYNSALHAHIEALEDKLTFLKNFIGFAKFLGVEELELGDLLAHVQVVALNAARLSYKCLFYKEDEEMHDPRMCSIISELLEKINPVDTQVFETYVKVLKAPKSPESLLTTQTDMQILKDFNDSLISSLWELLWCRTSFAVSVKDQMKRLYEGLRFLRSILNEAQENMNELNDKIVAVISEAGIVVFSLFLNEMKELGVDSLVVGESAESCAMLVNTNNNVMLIVAQQRGSSISGSKPSCHSFKGQVRKTTRFKPSRGRVPMTDEFVVGLEDEAKKVINRLERGSAMLQIVPIVGMPGLGKTTLAKKIYNSPPVRAHFYLFLWCTVSQEYNLKKLLVQILSSLGKQASVNEEHKVLDEIDLMLNLKKLLLKNRYLVVLDDVWDIGVWHGLCHSFPDDRTGSRILITTRESSVASEVRIGVDSVELHNLRELTKEESWEFLQKKVFGEAHCPPPLRMLGEKIARNCKGLPLTIVIIAGILSTIEDEAWSEVDRLTSAIAYDTDRFKYTLELSYMNLPLHLIPCLLYFGAFREDQEIETEKLTRLWIAEGFVSAEEPVQDTEPKRLEDLAEEYMMDLIGRNLIMVAKQGHTGGVKTCRIHDLLHEFCKDRAKQENFLQVLRGYGELSTFNERPYLERLSIWSKVEQFKKSRLFCPQLCSLLLFSQIEETDSFMADMSFVFGIYKKLRVLDLEQIFLRHKVFPREVEALVELRYLGVQGAMSSIPSTIDKLSNLETFVMIAESGTVSLPDTIWNMTKLRHLHVVGWNVTCSLPCENLENTSGLSNLDTLSTLIVTLDDRAENIMRKIPNVRQLKIQLSAAECSVGCCNLSHLSSLEALEVLAESLPSNPEVIDAEDEKLKKLKNEFGNEVYEAVTTALMELNEPVAGMLYLSYGTTTRKGEQH, via the exons ATGGCCTCTACTCGTGTCGATTCCGTCTTGCATAATCTGGAGTTGCTCCAGAACAACCTCGAAAAACGTGATTCGTTTGAAACTGGATTTTCCAACCTGCGTGAAGGATTTGAGGCCCTCAAGCTGAATCTGCTGTTCCTGAAACCAGTTCTTCTGTGTGCAAGAAACTGGAGCAACGACCAATTGAAGGTAAGGCTTCGAGCTTTCTTGTATAAGATTGAAGCTGCTGTAAACAGACCTGGGATGGATATAAAGTCCCTCTATCTTAGGTCAAAAAGTTCATTCAATTTGAAAAGCGTAGTCTCAGCTTTGAAACCAGTCGTCTCTAATTTGCTGCGAAACATCGAGTCCTTTAAGCAAGATATCATCGACATATACGATACCTTGTCGAGCTGCAGCTCATCAGAGTCCGGCTCTTGCTTAAGAGACTATGAACTCGTGGACTTCATAGACTCCGTTCTACAGAATCTGATCGATCTTCTCAGCCGTCGCTATTTTGAGTCCATGGAAGATTACAACAGTGCTTTGCACGCACATATTGAGGCCCTTGAAGACAAGCTTACAttcttgaaaaatttcattggctTTGCCAAATTTCTGGGTGTTGAAGAACTTGAATTGGGAGATCTGTTGGCTCACGTTCAAGTTGTGGCTCTAAATGCCGCACGCCTCTCTTACAAGTGTTTGTTTTACAAGGAAGATGAAGAGATGCATGATCCCAGGATGTGCTCCATAATCAGTGAACTACTGGAGAAGATTAACCCCGTTGACACCCAAGTTTTTGAGACATATGTCAAAGTCCTTAAAGCTCCGAAATCCCCAGAATCATTGCTTACAACGCAGACAGATATGCAAATACTGAAGGATTTTAATGATTCTCTCATAAGTAGTCTTTGGGAGCTCCTATGGTGCAGAACCAGCTTCGCAGTTTCTGTGAAAGATCAAATGAAAAGACTCTATGAGGGACTGAGATTTTTGAGAAGCATTCTGAATGAGGCGCAGGAGAATATGAATGAgctaaatgataaaattgtggCTGTTATTAGTGAGGCAGGAATTGTAGTTTTCTCACTCTTTctgaatgaaatgaaagaacTGGGTGTTGACTCCTTAGTGGTCGGAGAATCTGCTGAATCTTGTGCTATGTTAGTCAACACGAACAACAATGTTATGCTTATTGTGGCTCAGCAAAGGGGTTCAAGCATCTCAGGAAGTAAACCCTCCTGTCATAGCTTCAAAGGACAAGTTCGCAAGACTACCCGTTTCAAGCCATCAAGAGGTAGAGTACCAATGACCGATGAATTTGTAGTTGGTCTCGAGGATGAGGCAAAAAAAGTGATTAACAGACTCGAAAGAGGATCAGCAATGTTGCAAATTGTTCCCATTGTGGGAATGCCTGGACTTGGCAAGACCACTCTAGCCAAAAAAATTTACAATAGTCCCCCAGTTCGGGCTCACTTCTATTTGTTTCTTTGGTGTACTGTTTCTCAAGAATATAACTTGAAAAAGCTACTAGTTCAAATTTTGTCCTCTCTTGGTAAACAGGCTAGCGTGAATGAAGAGCACAAAGTTCTGGATGAGATTGATTTAATGCTAAACCTCAAGAAACTGTTATTGAAGAATAGATATCTCGTTGTTTTAGATGATGTCTGGGACATTGGGGTATGGCATGGCTTGTGTCATTCGTTCCCTGACGATAGGACTGGAAGTCGAATCCTAATTACAACTCGAGAATCTAGTGTGGCTTCGGAGGTTAGAATTGGTGTGGATTCTGTGGAACTTCACAATCTTCGTGAACTCACCAAAGAAGAGAGTTGGGAATTTTTGCAGAAGAAGGTGTTTGGAGAAGCACATTGTCCTCCACCACTACGCATGCTTGGGGAGAAAATAGCAAGAAATTGCAAGGGATTGCCTCTTACCATAGTCATCATAGCTGGAATTTTGTCAACTATAGAGGATGAGGCTTGGAGTGAAGTTGATCGTTTAACTTCAGCCATTGCGTATGATACAGACCGGTTCAAGTATACATTGGAGCTGAGTTACATGAACTTACCACTTCATTTGATACCATGCCTTCTCTACTTTGGGGCATTTAGAgaagatcaagaaattgaaactGAGAAGTTGACGAGACTATGGATAGCCGAAGGCTTTGTATCTGCTGAAGAGCCTGTGCAAGATACAGAACCAAAGAGATTAGAGGATTTAGCAGAAGAATACATGATGGATCTTATTGGCCGAAACCTAATCATGGTTGCCAAACAAGGACATACTGGTGGAGTCAAAACTTGTCGCATTCATGATCTATTACACGAGTTTTGTAAGGACAGAGCCAAACAAGAAAATTTCCTACAGGTGTTGCGTGGCTACGGTGAACTTTCCACTTTTAATGAGCGCCCCTACCTCGAGAGGTTGTCCATTTGGTCCAAGGTAGAGCAGTTTAAGAAGTCAAGGctattctgtccacaactatgCAGTCTACTGTTGTTTAGTCAGATTGAAGAGACTGATTCATTCATGGCTGATATGTCATTTGTCTTTGGCATCTACAAAAAACTTCGGGTGTTggatttggagcaaatttttcTGCGGCATAAGGTTTTTCCTAGAGAAGTAGAAGCTCTTGTTGAGCTGAGATACTTGGGTGTTCAGGGTGCAATGAGTTCCATTCCCTCCACAATTGACAAGCTCTCCAACTTAGAAACTTTTGTTATGATTGCTGAATCTGGTACTGTTTCATTGCCAGATACCATATGGAACATGACCAAGTTGAGGCATCTACATGTGGTGGGCTGGAACGTTACTTGTTCTTTGCCGTGTGAAAATCTTGAAAACACCTCCGGCCTCTCGAATTTAGATACTCTTTCCACCTTGATTGTGACTTTAGACGACAGAGCGGAAAATATAATGAGAAAGATTCCAAATGTCCGCCAACTGAAGATCCAACTCTCGGCAGCAGAGTGCTCTGTGGGATGCTGCAACTTAAGTCACCTTTCAAGTCTAGAAGCACTCGAAGTGTTGGCGGAGTCATTGCCATCGAATCCT GAAGTAATTGATGCTGAGGATGAGAAACTGAAAAAGCTAAAGaacgaatttggaaatgaagtTTATGAAGCTGTGACAACAGCTTTGATGGAGCTGAATGAGCCAGTGGCAGGTATGTTATACCTGAGTTATGGAACTACAACCAGAAAAGGAGAGCAACACTGA